A genome region from Paralichthys olivaceus isolate ysfri-2021 chromosome 6, ASM2471397v2, whole genome shotgun sequence includes the following:
- the snphb gene encoding syntaphilin isoform X1, with protein sequence MSAPAPANRRSGSGSRRFNPLKVLQPKRRLQQILASSPSPVPKPATGSGATAPAATAPVAIPVPPPPSFDYCRFIELDYVPMETGYMVSMRPTKGYPSTKSPSKGYTSTKSPDRHNRSANSPSTPRSRRTPATPSNRDPYGNASFSSSSNSGSCKGSDCSPTKGRHQKYTSCTDNHGIRPPPPEQYLTPLQQKEVCIRHLRARLKETMTTLQDRDTEIDSLRGQLYRMQEDWVEEECHRVEAQLALKEARQEIQQLKQAVDTVRLRLSDAGGSSGDIGVQKYFQDINTQNHKLENLLLNMELAQAGLAKEGEVFPGCRTRVGGSAPASVSGESPGGIPRTAAGGRGSCSCDGSPARSLTRSSTYTKLTDQADQNGNGHDFPCLSGDGTQDSGFVCCGENSIPSRADLLLEAAFLSEETASLLNSYSQAFSQSLPNYIPKSLPNSLPNSLPNSLPNSLPNSLPHTFSHTLPHSFPRNLSHSVPHTMPHSSTYEKLCPSERIMPFRCGLGGVGCMSHPCLSHHHLYLHPLREMGIQTESCPIPTAGYPSDLDTIAEQRTFRSQACSPTSTWMSDEGEEDLDSITTTTSVTTATIMSTATEPIPASKTPLVPPLPRSATVAFTLERPICGGKEGEEEEEKQEMEKREKEVDETEMHNDTIVIKLEDDVQQRQGAVGRTEVESQGAVEEAETEKLCDLSETSSGMQGELKFAGCCGESRQNRTTQKNLTVEEVALSAGSTQVEAGQLSSSQSELSAGIETPHTSQPRRSASHEEIAGITVVEVNDEDEDEDETKEQGPAEGAAAEEEQSSDTGTIQKSYWSRHFLVDLLAVAIPVVPTVAWLCRGPVRDGQPMYHIGSLLRGCCTVALHSLRRGGGLRHYPAGGGDLGGSQI encoded by the exons GTTTGACTACTGCAGGTTCATAGAGCTAGACTACGTTCCCATGGAGACAGGCTATATGGTCTCAATGCGTCCGACTAAAGGCTATCCATCGACCAAGTCACCAAGTAAAGGATACACCTCCACCAAGTCTCCGGACCGCCACAACCGTTCCGCAAACTCTCCCTCCACCCCTCGTTCTCG ACGGACTCCGGCGACACCCAGTAATAGAGATCCCTATGGCAACGcctccttcagcagcagcagcaactcaGGCTCTTGTAAAGGCAGCGACTGCAGCCCCACCAAAGG ACGTCACCAGAAGTACACTTCATGTACAGACAACCATGGTATTCGGCCACCTCCACCAGAGCAGTACCTCACACCCCTACAGCAGAAGGAGGTGTGTATCCGACACCTGCGGGCCAGGCTAAAGGAAACCATGACCACACTGCAAGACAG GGACACAGAGATAGATTCGCTGCGAGGGCAGCTTTACAGGATGCAGGAGGACTGGGTTGAGGAGGAGTGTCACCGTGTAGAGGCCCAGCTGGCCCTGAAGGAGGCGCGTCAGGAGATCCAGCAGCTCAAACAGGCTGTGGACACTGTCCGGTTGAGGCTCAGTGATGCAGGGGGATCCAGTGGGGACATAGGTGTCCAGAAGTACTTCCAGGACATTAACACTCAGAATCACAAGCTCGAGAACCTTTTGCTCAATATGGAGTTAGCCCAGGCTGGATTAGCCAAAGAGGGGGAGGTCTTCCCAGGCTGTCGAACCCGTGTTGGAGGTTCGGCACCAGCATCAGTGTCTGGGGAGAGTCCAGGGGGAATACCCAGAactgcagcaggaggcagggGGTCTTGCTCCTGCGATGGTTCCCCAGCACGTTCTCTGACCCGGAGCTCCACCTACACTAAGCTCACTGATCAGGCAGACCAGAACGGCAATGGACACGACTTCCCTTGTCTGTCAGGTGACGGCACCCAGGACAGTGGCTTTGTGTGCTGTGGGGAGAACAGCATTCCCAGCCGGGCCGATTTGCTGCTGGAGGCTGCGTTCCTCTCTGAGGAAACAGCATCACTACTCAACTCCTACTCACAAGCCTTCTCCCAGTCTTTGCCCAACTATATTCCCAAATCTCTGCCCAACTCTTTGCCTAACTCTTTGCCCAACTCTCTGCCCAACTCTCTGCCCAACTCTCTGCCTCACACCTTCTCCCATACCTTACCTCATTCTTTCCCTCGCAATTTGTCCCACTCTGTTCCCCACACTATGCCACACTCCTCCACCTATGAGAAGCTGTGCCCAAGCGAACGGATTATGCCCTTTCGTTGTGGCCTGGGGGGAGTGGGCTGTATGAGCCACCCCTGCCTGTCCCACCACCACCTGTACCTGCATCCCCTTCGAGAAATGGGCATTCAGACTGAAAGTTGCCCCATACCTACAGCAGGTTACCCCTCTGATCTAGATACCATTGCAGAGCAACGCACTTTTCGCTCTCAGGCCTGCAGTCCTACCTCCACCTGGATGTctgatgaaggagaggaggaccTGGACTCCATCACCACCACAACTTCAGTGACCACAGCGACTATAATGAGTACAGCAACAGAGCCAATCCCAGCCTCCAAAACACCATTGGTCCCTCCTTTACCACGGTCTGCTACTGTAGCATTCACACTGGAGAGACCTATATGTggggggaaggagggagaggaggaagaggaaaagcaggagatggaaaagagagagaaggaagttGATGAAACAGAAATGCATAATGACACAATAGTGATCAAGCTGGAGGATGATGTGCAGCAGAGGCAGGGCGCAGTAGGAAGAACTGAGGTGGAAAGTCAAGGTGCAGTGGAGGAggctgaaacagaaaaactgtgtGACTTATCAGAAACATCATCAGGGATGCAAGGTGAGCTTAAATTTGCAGGATGTTGTGGAGAGAGCAGGCAGAAtagaacaacacagaaaaacCTCACAGTGGAAGAAGTTGCTCTATCAGCAGGATCAACTCAAGTCGAGGCCGGACAGTTGAGTTCAAGTCAGTCAGAATTATCTGCAGGCATAGAGACGCCACATACCTCCCAGCCGAGGAGATCAGCTTCCCATGAGGAGATAGCTGGCATCACTGTTGTGGAGGTGAACGATGAGGATGAAGACGAAGATGAAACTAAAGAACAAGgcccagcagagggcgctgcagcagaggaggaacaaTCGTCTGACACCGGGACAATTCAGAAAAGCTACTGGAGTCGTCACTTCCTAGTTGATCTGCTAGCAGTGGCCATCCCCGTGGTGCCAACAGTGGCGTGGCTGTGCCGCGGTCCAGTCCGTGACGGACAGCCCATGTATCATATAGGGTCCCTGCTGCGAGGCTGTTGCACTGTGGCACTGCACTCGCTGCGCAGGGGAGGTGGATTGAGGCATTACCCCGCAGGCGGGGGAGATTTGGGTGGATCCCAGATATGA
- the snphb gene encoding syntaphilin isoform X2, with protein sequence MSAPAPANRRSGSGSRRFDYCRFIELDYVPMETGYMVSMRPTKGYPSTKSPSKGYTSTKSPDRHNRSANSPSTPRSRRTPATPSNRDPYGNASFSSSSNSGSCKGSDCSPTKGRHQKYTSCTDNHGIRPPPPEQYLTPLQQKEVCIRHLRARLKETMTTLQDRDTEIDSLRGQLYRMQEDWVEEECHRVEAQLALKEARQEIQQLKQAVDTVRLRLSDAGGSSGDIGVQKYFQDINTQNHKLENLLLNMELAQAGLAKEGEVFPGCRTRVGGSAPASVSGESPGGIPRTAAGGRGSCSCDGSPARSLTRSSTYTKLTDQADQNGNGHDFPCLSGDGTQDSGFVCCGENSIPSRADLLLEAAFLSEETASLLNSYSQAFSQSLPNYIPKSLPNSLPNSLPNSLPNSLPNSLPHTFSHTLPHSFPRNLSHSVPHTMPHSSTYEKLCPSERIMPFRCGLGGVGCMSHPCLSHHHLYLHPLREMGIQTESCPIPTAGYPSDLDTIAEQRTFRSQACSPTSTWMSDEGEEDLDSITTTTSVTTATIMSTATEPIPASKTPLVPPLPRSATVAFTLERPICGGKEGEEEEEKQEMEKREKEVDETEMHNDTIVIKLEDDVQQRQGAVGRTEVESQGAVEEAETEKLCDLSETSSGMQGELKFAGCCGESRQNRTTQKNLTVEEVALSAGSTQVEAGQLSSSQSELSAGIETPHTSQPRRSASHEEIAGITVVEVNDEDEDEDETKEQGPAEGAAAEEEQSSDTGTIQKSYWSRHFLVDLLAVAIPVVPTVAWLCRGPVRDGQPMYHIGSLLRGCCTVALHSLRRGGGLRHYPAGGGDLGGSQI encoded by the exons GTTTGACTACTGCAGGTTCATAGAGCTAGACTACGTTCCCATGGAGACAGGCTATATGGTCTCAATGCGTCCGACTAAAGGCTATCCATCGACCAAGTCACCAAGTAAAGGATACACCTCCACCAAGTCTCCGGACCGCCACAACCGTTCCGCAAACTCTCCCTCCACCCCTCGTTCTCG ACGGACTCCGGCGACACCCAGTAATAGAGATCCCTATGGCAACGcctccttcagcagcagcagcaactcaGGCTCTTGTAAAGGCAGCGACTGCAGCCCCACCAAAGG ACGTCACCAGAAGTACACTTCATGTACAGACAACCATGGTATTCGGCCACCTCCACCAGAGCAGTACCTCACACCCCTACAGCAGAAGGAGGTGTGTATCCGACACCTGCGGGCCAGGCTAAAGGAAACCATGACCACACTGCAAGACAG GGACACAGAGATAGATTCGCTGCGAGGGCAGCTTTACAGGATGCAGGAGGACTGGGTTGAGGAGGAGTGTCACCGTGTAGAGGCCCAGCTGGCCCTGAAGGAGGCGCGTCAGGAGATCCAGCAGCTCAAACAGGCTGTGGACACTGTCCGGTTGAGGCTCAGTGATGCAGGGGGATCCAGTGGGGACATAGGTGTCCAGAAGTACTTCCAGGACATTAACACTCAGAATCACAAGCTCGAGAACCTTTTGCTCAATATGGAGTTAGCCCAGGCTGGATTAGCCAAAGAGGGGGAGGTCTTCCCAGGCTGTCGAACCCGTGTTGGAGGTTCGGCACCAGCATCAGTGTCTGGGGAGAGTCCAGGGGGAATACCCAGAactgcagcaggaggcagggGGTCTTGCTCCTGCGATGGTTCCCCAGCACGTTCTCTGACCCGGAGCTCCACCTACACTAAGCTCACTGATCAGGCAGACCAGAACGGCAATGGACACGACTTCCCTTGTCTGTCAGGTGACGGCACCCAGGACAGTGGCTTTGTGTGCTGTGGGGAGAACAGCATTCCCAGCCGGGCCGATTTGCTGCTGGAGGCTGCGTTCCTCTCTGAGGAAACAGCATCACTACTCAACTCCTACTCACAAGCCTTCTCCCAGTCTTTGCCCAACTATATTCCCAAATCTCTGCCCAACTCTTTGCCTAACTCTTTGCCCAACTCTCTGCCCAACTCTCTGCCCAACTCTCTGCCTCACACCTTCTCCCATACCTTACCTCATTCTTTCCCTCGCAATTTGTCCCACTCTGTTCCCCACACTATGCCACACTCCTCCACCTATGAGAAGCTGTGCCCAAGCGAACGGATTATGCCCTTTCGTTGTGGCCTGGGGGGAGTGGGCTGTATGAGCCACCCCTGCCTGTCCCACCACCACCTGTACCTGCATCCCCTTCGAGAAATGGGCATTCAGACTGAAAGTTGCCCCATACCTACAGCAGGTTACCCCTCTGATCTAGATACCATTGCAGAGCAACGCACTTTTCGCTCTCAGGCCTGCAGTCCTACCTCCACCTGGATGTctgatgaaggagaggaggaccTGGACTCCATCACCACCACAACTTCAGTGACCACAGCGACTATAATGAGTACAGCAACAGAGCCAATCCCAGCCTCCAAAACACCATTGGTCCCTCCTTTACCACGGTCTGCTACTGTAGCATTCACACTGGAGAGACCTATATGTggggggaaggagggagaggaggaagaggaaaagcaggagatggaaaagagagagaaggaagttGATGAAACAGAAATGCATAATGACACAATAGTGATCAAGCTGGAGGATGATGTGCAGCAGAGGCAGGGCGCAGTAGGAAGAACTGAGGTGGAAAGTCAAGGTGCAGTGGAGGAggctgaaacagaaaaactgtgtGACTTATCAGAAACATCATCAGGGATGCAAGGTGAGCTTAAATTTGCAGGATGTTGTGGAGAGAGCAGGCAGAAtagaacaacacagaaaaacCTCACAGTGGAAGAAGTTGCTCTATCAGCAGGATCAACTCAAGTCGAGGCCGGACAGTTGAGTTCAAGTCAGTCAGAATTATCTGCAGGCATAGAGACGCCACATACCTCCCAGCCGAGGAGATCAGCTTCCCATGAGGAGATAGCTGGCATCACTGTTGTGGAGGTGAACGATGAGGATGAAGACGAAGATGAAACTAAAGAACAAGgcccagcagagggcgctgcagcagaggaggaacaaTCGTCTGACACCGGGACAATTCAGAAAAGCTACTGGAGTCGTCACTTCCTAGTTGATCTGCTAGCAGTGGCCATCCCCGTGGTGCCAACAGTGGCGTGGCTGTGCCGCGGTCCAGTCCGTGACGGACAGCCCATGTATCATATAGGGTCCCTGCTGCGAGGCTGTTGCACTGTGGCACTGCACTCGCTGCGCAGGGGAGGTGGATTGAGGCATTACCCCGCAGGCGGGGGAGATTTGGGTGGATCCCAGATATGA
- the snphb gene encoding syntaphilin isoform X3, producing the protein MSAPAPANRRSGSGSRRFNPLKVLQPKRRLQQILASSPSPVPKPATGSGATAPAATAPVAIPVPPPPSRTPATPSNRDPYGNASFSSSSNSGSCKGSDCSPTKGRHQKYTSCTDNHGIRPPPPEQYLTPLQQKEVCIRHLRARLKETMTTLQDRDTEIDSLRGQLYRMQEDWVEEECHRVEAQLALKEARQEIQQLKQAVDTVRLRLSDAGGSSGDIGVQKYFQDINTQNHKLENLLLNMELAQAGLAKEGEVFPGCRTRVGGSAPASVSGESPGGIPRTAAGGRGSCSCDGSPARSLTRSSTYTKLTDQADQNGNGHDFPCLSGDGTQDSGFVCCGENSIPSRADLLLEAAFLSEETASLLNSYSQAFSQSLPNYIPKSLPNSLPNSLPNSLPNSLPNSLPHTFSHTLPHSFPRNLSHSVPHTMPHSSTYEKLCPSERIMPFRCGLGGVGCMSHPCLSHHHLYLHPLREMGIQTESCPIPTAGYPSDLDTIAEQRTFRSQACSPTSTWMSDEGEEDLDSITTTTSVTTATIMSTATEPIPASKTPLVPPLPRSATVAFTLERPICGGKEGEEEEEKQEMEKREKEVDETEMHNDTIVIKLEDDVQQRQGAVGRTEVESQGAVEEAETEKLCDLSETSSGMQGELKFAGCCGESRQNRTTQKNLTVEEVALSAGSTQVEAGQLSSSQSELSAGIETPHTSQPRRSASHEEIAGITVVEVNDEDEDEDETKEQGPAEGAAAEEEQSSDTGTIQKSYWSRHFLVDLLAVAIPVVPTVAWLCRGPVRDGQPMYHIGSLLRGCCTVALHSLRRGGGLRHYPAGGGDLGGSQI; encoded by the exons ACGGACTCCGGCGACACCCAGTAATAGAGATCCCTATGGCAACGcctccttcagcagcagcagcaactcaGGCTCTTGTAAAGGCAGCGACTGCAGCCCCACCAAAGG ACGTCACCAGAAGTACACTTCATGTACAGACAACCATGGTATTCGGCCACCTCCACCAGAGCAGTACCTCACACCCCTACAGCAGAAGGAGGTGTGTATCCGACACCTGCGGGCCAGGCTAAAGGAAACCATGACCACACTGCAAGACAG GGACACAGAGATAGATTCGCTGCGAGGGCAGCTTTACAGGATGCAGGAGGACTGGGTTGAGGAGGAGTGTCACCGTGTAGAGGCCCAGCTGGCCCTGAAGGAGGCGCGTCAGGAGATCCAGCAGCTCAAACAGGCTGTGGACACTGTCCGGTTGAGGCTCAGTGATGCAGGGGGATCCAGTGGGGACATAGGTGTCCAGAAGTACTTCCAGGACATTAACACTCAGAATCACAAGCTCGAGAACCTTTTGCTCAATATGGAGTTAGCCCAGGCTGGATTAGCCAAAGAGGGGGAGGTCTTCCCAGGCTGTCGAACCCGTGTTGGAGGTTCGGCACCAGCATCAGTGTCTGGGGAGAGTCCAGGGGGAATACCCAGAactgcagcaggaggcagggGGTCTTGCTCCTGCGATGGTTCCCCAGCACGTTCTCTGACCCGGAGCTCCACCTACACTAAGCTCACTGATCAGGCAGACCAGAACGGCAATGGACACGACTTCCCTTGTCTGTCAGGTGACGGCACCCAGGACAGTGGCTTTGTGTGCTGTGGGGAGAACAGCATTCCCAGCCGGGCCGATTTGCTGCTGGAGGCTGCGTTCCTCTCTGAGGAAACAGCATCACTACTCAACTCCTACTCACAAGCCTTCTCCCAGTCTTTGCCCAACTATATTCCCAAATCTCTGCCCAACTCTTTGCCTAACTCTTTGCCCAACTCTCTGCCCAACTCTCTGCCCAACTCTCTGCCTCACACCTTCTCCCATACCTTACCTCATTCTTTCCCTCGCAATTTGTCCCACTCTGTTCCCCACACTATGCCACACTCCTCCACCTATGAGAAGCTGTGCCCAAGCGAACGGATTATGCCCTTTCGTTGTGGCCTGGGGGGAGTGGGCTGTATGAGCCACCCCTGCCTGTCCCACCACCACCTGTACCTGCATCCCCTTCGAGAAATGGGCATTCAGACTGAAAGTTGCCCCATACCTACAGCAGGTTACCCCTCTGATCTAGATACCATTGCAGAGCAACGCACTTTTCGCTCTCAGGCCTGCAGTCCTACCTCCACCTGGATGTctgatgaaggagaggaggaccTGGACTCCATCACCACCACAACTTCAGTGACCACAGCGACTATAATGAGTACAGCAACAGAGCCAATCCCAGCCTCCAAAACACCATTGGTCCCTCCTTTACCACGGTCTGCTACTGTAGCATTCACACTGGAGAGACCTATATGTggggggaaggagggagaggaggaagaggaaaagcaggagatggaaaagagagagaaggaagttGATGAAACAGAAATGCATAATGACACAATAGTGATCAAGCTGGAGGATGATGTGCAGCAGAGGCAGGGCGCAGTAGGAAGAACTGAGGTGGAAAGTCAAGGTGCAGTGGAGGAggctgaaacagaaaaactgtgtGACTTATCAGAAACATCATCAGGGATGCAAGGTGAGCTTAAATTTGCAGGATGTTGTGGAGAGAGCAGGCAGAAtagaacaacacagaaaaacCTCACAGTGGAAGAAGTTGCTCTATCAGCAGGATCAACTCAAGTCGAGGCCGGACAGTTGAGTTCAAGTCAGTCAGAATTATCTGCAGGCATAGAGACGCCACATACCTCCCAGCCGAGGAGATCAGCTTCCCATGAGGAGATAGCTGGCATCACTGTTGTGGAGGTGAACGATGAGGATGAAGACGAAGATGAAACTAAAGAACAAGgcccagcagagggcgctgcagcagaggaggaacaaTCGTCTGACACCGGGACAATTCAGAAAAGCTACTGGAGTCGTCACTTCCTAGTTGATCTGCTAGCAGTGGCCATCCCCGTGGTGCCAACAGTGGCGTGGCTGTGCCGCGGTCCAGTCCGTGACGGACAGCCCATGTATCATATAGGGTCCCTGCTGCGAGGCTGTTGCACTGTGGCACTGCACTCGCTGCGCAGGGGAGGTGGATTGAGGCATTACCCCGCAGGCGGGGGAGATTTGGGTGGATCCCAGATATGA
- the snphb gene encoding syntaphilin isoform X4 — MSAPAPANRRSGSGSRRRTPATPSNRDPYGNASFSSSSNSGSCKGSDCSPTKGRHQKYTSCTDNHGIRPPPPEQYLTPLQQKEVCIRHLRARLKETMTTLQDRDTEIDSLRGQLYRMQEDWVEEECHRVEAQLALKEARQEIQQLKQAVDTVRLRLSDAGGSSGDIGVQKYFQDINTQNHKLENLLLNMELAQAGLAKEGEVFPGCRTRVGGSAPASVSGESPGGIPRTAAGGRGSCSCDGSPARSLTRSSTYTKLTDQADQNGNGHDFPCLSGDGTQDSGFVCCGENSIPSRADLLLEAAFLSEETASLLNSYSQAFSQSLPNYIPKSLPNSLPNSLPNSLPNSLPNSLPHTFSHTLPHSFPRNLSHSVPHTMPHSSTYEKLCPSERIMPFRCGLGGVGCMSHPCLSHHHLYLHPLREMGIQTESCPIPTAGYPSDLDTIAEQRTFRSQACSPTSTWMSDEGEEDLDSITTTTSVTTATIMSTATEPIPASKTPLVPPLPRSATVAFTLERPICGGKEGEEEEEKQEMEKREKEVDETEMHNDTIVIKLEDDVQQRQGAVGRTEVESQGAVEEAETEKLCDLSETSSGMQGELKFAGCCGESRQNRTTQKNLTVEEVALSAGSTQVEAGQLSSSQSELSAGIETPHTSQPRRSASHEEIAGITVVEVNDEDEDEDETKEQGPAEGAAAEEEQSSDTGTIQKSYWSRHFLVDLLAVAIPVVPTVAWLCRGPVRDGQPMYHIGSLLRGCCTVALHSLRRGGGLRHYPAGGGDLGGSQI, encoded by the exons ACGGACTCCGGCGACACCCAGTAATAGAGATCCCTATGGCAACGcctccttcagcagcagcagcaactcaGGCTCTTGTAAAGGCAGCGACTGCAGCCCCACCAAAGG ACGTCACCAGAAGTACACTTCATGTACAGACAACCATGGTATTCGGCCACCTCCACCAGAGCAGTACCTCACACCCCTACAGCAGAAGGAGGTGTGTATCCGACACCTGCGGGCCAGGCTAAAGGAAACCATGACCACACTGCAAGACAG GGACACAGAGATAGATTCGCTGCGAGGGCAGCTTTACAGGATGCAGGAGGACTGGGTTGAGGAGGAGTGTCACCGTGTAGAGGCCCAGCTGGCCCTGAAGGAGGCGCGTCAGGAGATCCAGCAGCTCAAACAGGCTGTGGACACTGTCCGGTTGAGGCTCAGTGATGCAGGGGGATCCAGTGGGGACATAGGTGTCCAGAAGTACTTCCAGGACATTAACACTCAGAATCACAAGCTCGAGAACCTTTTGCTCAATATGGAGTTAGCCCAGGCTGGATTAGCCAAAGAGGGGGAGGTCTTCCCAGGCTGTCGAACCCGTGTTGGAGGTTCGGCACCAGCATCAGTGTCTGGGGAGAGTCCAGGGGGAATACCCAGAactgcagcaggaggcagggGGTCTTGCTCCTGCGATGGTTCCCCAGCACGTTCTCTGACCCGGAGCTCCACCTACACTAAGCTCACTGATCAGGCAGACCAGAACGGCAATGGACACGACTTCCCTTGTCTGTCAGGTGACGGCACCCAGGACAGTGGCTTTGTGTGCTGTGGGGAGAACAGCATTCCCAGCCGGGCCGATTTGCTGCTGGAGGCTGCGTTCCTCTCTGAGGAAACAGCATCACTACTCAACTCCTACTCACAAGCCTTCTCCCAGTCTTTGCCCAACTATATTCCCAAATCTCTGCCCAACTCTTTGCCTAACTCTTTGCCCAACTCTCTGCCCAACTCTCTGCCCAACTCTCTGCCTCACACCTTCTCCCATACCTTACCTCATTCTTTCCCTCGCAATTTGTCCCACTCTGTTCCCCACACTATGCCACACTCCTCCACCTATGAGAAGCTGTGCCCAAGCGAACGGATTATGCCCTTTCGTTGTGGCCTGGGGGGAGTGGGCTGTATGAGCCACCCCTGCCTGTCCCACCACCACCTGTACCTGCATCCCCTTCGAGAAATGGGCATTCAGACTGAAAGTTGCCCCATACCTACAGCAGGTTACCCCTCTGATCTAGATACCATTGCAGAGCAACGCACTTTTCGCTCTCAGGCCTGCAGTCCTACCTCCACCTGGATGTctgatgaaggagaggaggaccTGGACTCCATCACCACCACAACTTCAGTGACCACAGCGACTATAATGAGTACAGCAACAGAGCCAATCCCAGCCTCCAAAACACCATTGGTCCCTCCTTTACCACGGTCTGCTACTGTAGCATTCACACTGGAGAGACCTATATGTggggggaaggagggagaggaggaagaggaaaagcaggagatggaaaagagagagaaggaagttGATGAAACAGAAATGCATAATGACACAATAGTGATCAAGCTGGAGGATGATGTGCAGCAGAGGCAGGGCGCAGTAGGAAGAACTGAGGTGGAAAGTCAAGGTGCAGTGGAGGAggctgaaacagaaaaactgtgtGACTTATCAGAAACATCATCAGGGATGCAAGGTGAGCTTAAATTTGCAGGATGTTGTGGAGAGAGCAGGCAGAAtagaacaacacagaaaaacCTCACAGTGGAAGAAGTTGCTCTATCAGCAGGATCAACTCAAGTCGAGGCCGGACAGTTGAGTTCAAGTCAGTCAGAATTATCTGCAGGCATAGAGACGCCACATACCTCCCAGCCGAGGAGATCAGCTTCCCATGAGGAGATAGCTGGCATCACTGTTGTGGAGGTGAACGATGAGGATGAAGACGAAGATGAAACTAAAGAACAAGgcccagcagagggcgctgcagcagaggaggaacaaTCGTCTGACACCGGGACAATTCAGAAAAGCTACTGGAGTCGTCACTTCCTAGTTGATCTGCTAGCAGTGGCCATCCCCGTGGTGCCAACAGTGGCGTGGCTGTGCCGCGGTCCAGTCCGTGACGGACAGCCCATGTATCATATAGGGTCCCTGCTGCGAGGCTGTTGCACTGTGGCACTGCACTCGCTGCGCAGGGGAGGTGGATTGAGGCATTACCCCGCAGGCGGGGGAGATTTGGGTGGATCCCAGATATGA